In Helicobacter ibis, a genomic segment contains:
- a CDS encoding cytochrome c oxidase, cbb3-type, CcoQ subunit: MEYETIRIIQGYAYWFITIILTLLLYGYIYHLYKSQRSGKIDYEKYARLALDDNLDDELVEKRKKDTKKEN, translated from the coding sequence GTGGAATATGAAACTATAAGAATCATACAAGGTTATGCATATTGGTTTATAACAATAATTCTTACTTTGTTGTTGTATGGGTATATTTACCATTTGTATAAAAGTCAAAGAAGTGGAAAGATAGATTACGAAAAGTACGCTAGATTAGCACTAGATGATAACCTTGATGATGAATTAGTTGAAAAAAGAAAAAAAGATACGAAGAAGGAGAACTAA
- a CDS encoding c-type cytochrome, translating into MEWFNLGDSINQIALIGAVAILALTIFVVGGYIKKMKDSKADGDLTNEDWDGIREFKNDIPIGWGISYLVLLIWGLWYWFVGYPLNAYSQIGEYNEEVKAYNVKFESKWNNADTETLTKMGQNLYLVQCSQCHGITTEGINGVAANLLEWGREEGIVYTLQHGSKGLGYALGDMLPIAEVAPGIADDDESKKAIAAYVMAELSEVKKTKYPELVDKGRELYVSATCIACHGDDGKGMGGLAPDLTKYGTPAFVAEVLEKGKNGHIGNMPSFKSQMLTDIQKEALGHFIYSDKN; encoded by the coding sequence ATGGAATGGTTTAACTTAGGCGATAGTATAAATCAGATCGCCTTAATTGGTGCCGTCGCTATTTTGGCTTTGACTATATTCGTCGTTGGTGGATATATCAAAAAAATGAAAGATAGCAAGGCAGATGGTGATTTAACAAATGAGGATTGGGACGGAATTAGAGAATTCAAAAATGATATTCCAATTGGTTGGGGAATCTCTTATTTGGTATTGCTAATTTGGGGATTATGGTATTGGTTTGTTGGTTATCCATTAAATGCTTATTCGCAAATTGGAGAATATAATGAAGAGGTTAAAGCTTATAATGTTAAGTTTGAATCTAAATGGAATAACGCAGATACTGAAACATTAACTAAAATGGGTCAAAATCTGTATCTAGTTCAATGTTCGCAATGTCATGGAATTACAACAGAAGGTATAAATGGAGTAGCGGCAAACTTGCTAGAATGGGGTAGAGAAGAGGGAATTGTATATACGCTACAACATGGAAGTAAAGGTTTGGGTTATGCACTAGGCGATATGCTACCAATTGCTGAAGTAGCACCCGGAATTGCTGATGATGATGAATCTAAAAAGGCTATTGCCGCTTATGTAATGGCTGAATTATCAGAGGTAAAGAAAACAAAATACCCAGAATTAGTTGATAAGGGTAGGGAATTATATGTATCAGCTACATGTATAGCGTGTCATGGAGATGATGGTAAGGGTATGGGTGGTTTGGCACCTGATTTGACCAAATATGGCACACCAGCATTTGTAGCTGAAGTATTAGAAAAAGGAAAAAATGGTCATATAGGAAATATGCCATCTTTCAAATCACAAATGCTTACAGATATACAAAAAGAAGCTCTTGGGCATTTTATATATTCTGATAAGAATTAA
- a CDS encoding DUF4006 family protein, which yields MNGMFSLNGLGGFLIAVVLLLAVVFALGYKAVSTQKAQSLNPYVIENANSLQMKDKNNATNYKEVK from the coding sequence ATGAATGGTATGTTTAGCTTAAATGGTCTTGGTGGGTTTTTGATTGCTGTTGTTTTGTTGTTAGCTGTGGTTTTTGCTCTTGGGTATAAGGCTGTATCTACACAAAAGGCTCAATCGCTAAATCCATATGTAATAGAAAATGCAAACAGTCTTCAGATGAAAGACAAAAACAATGCTACAAATTACAAAGAAGTTAAATAA
- a CDS encoding TPM domain-containing protein — translation MLGSLKFIKVGLFALFIAIYDVFANSYILENKNQILDKTAGFMNILSSEVFEKTGVSIYVVALDSLNNKPIKEVESYYLQNLKSPYVVLFFVKNDKKIDIITDDKSNEMFDKNSVYWDYIVPLIPKKDEEINIQSVSAFLLNGFVDIADNIASFYDVSLEHGYLKRDFVVQSGVRLVLYIMLFVLLVLFVYVYLRKK, via the coding sequence ATGTTGGGTAGTTTAAAGTTTATTAAAGTAGGGCTTTTTGCCCTATTTATCGCTATCTATGATGTCTTTGCTAATTCTTATATATTAGAAAACAAAAATCAAATACTTGATAAAACTGCAGGATTTATGAATATATTATCAAGTGAAGTTTTTGAAAAAACTGGAGTTAGTATATATGTAGTAGCATTAGATTCTCTAAATAATAAGCCTATAAAAGAAGTTGAAAGTTATTATTTACAGAATCTAAAATCGCCGTATGTTGTTTTGTTTTTTGTTAAAAACGATAAAAAAATAGACATCATAACAGATGATAAAAGCAATGAAATGTTTGATAAAAATTCTGTTTATTGGGATTATATAGTGCCACTAATTCCCAAAAAAGACGAAGAGATAAACATTCAAAGTGTATCAGCGTTTTTGTTAAATGGATTTGTTGATATTGCAGATAATATAGCTTCTTTTTATGATGTGTCTTTGGAGCATGGATATTTAAAGCGTGATTTTGTGGTGCAATCTGGTGTGAGATTGGTTTTATATATCATGCTTTTTGTGTTATTAGTTTTATTTGTATATGTGTATTTAAGGAAAAAGTAA
- a CDS encoding FixH family protein → MSKNYWPMGIFLFSLVVVGMIILTIKTAINNPVEIQRMCGFTSQYVDENINEITIKRNEFLEKYNISFEGSRDVDFKSFTTTFVRIKDKVTNKIITDAEIKFYLTRPNTTRNDMELGVGELVDGLYQSPRFKVDIAGRWQMDALVRINDDYICISENYNVSKVEF, encoded by the coding sequence ATGTCTAAAAATTATTGGCCTATGGGGATTTTCTTGTTTTCTTTAGTTGTGGTTGGGATGATTATTCTAACTATAAAAACGGCTATTAATAATCCTGTTGAGATTCAGAGAATGTGTGGATTTACTTCACAATATGTTGATGAAAATATAAATGAAATTACAATTAAAAGAAATGAGTTTTTAGAAAAATATAATATCTCATTTGAGGGTTCTAGAGATGTTGATTTTAAGTCATTTACTACTACTTTTGTAAGAATCAAAGATAAAGTTACAAATAAAATTATTACAGATGCTGAAATTAAGTTTTATCTCACAAGACCAAACACTACTAGAAACGATATGGAGCTTGGAGTAGGTGAGCTTGTAGATGGATTGTATCAAAGCCCCAGATTCAAAGTTGATATAGCTGGTAGATGGCAAATGGACGCATTGGTGAGAATAAATGATGATTATATTTGCATATCTGAAAACTATAATGTATCTAAGGTTGAATTTTAA
- a CDS encoding queuosine precursor transporter → MNEILLIISLVLTYSSVVLAYALFGIYGLIVFGVFATIVANIEVSILIDAFGITQTLGNVLFASTFLLTDALSEIHGKKVARKAVGISIFFSIMFLVFSQTWLLYTPVDLEFFVSLEQVFSQIPRIIIVSLLVFAFASYLDVWLYHWWWNLTTKIFNSKDKGLWIRNNGSTLISQFINTCLFTFGAFYGVYDLEVIYSIIVSSYLIFACMALLDTIALYAIVHLARRKGER, encoded by the coding sequence ATGAATGAGATTTTGCTAATTATTAGCTTGGTATTAACATATAGCAGTGTTGTGTTGGCTTATGCTTTATTTGGTATTTATGGATTGATCGTTTTTGGGGTTTTTGCTACTATTGTTGCCAATATTGAAGTTAGTATTCTAATAGATGCTTTTGGCATTACGCAAACTTTAGGAAATGTTTTGTTTGCTTCTACTTTTTTATTGACAGATGCATTAAGCGAGATTCATGGGAAAAAGGTAGCAAGAAAGGCAGTTGGAATTTCTATATTTTTTAGCATAATGTTTTTAGTCTTTTCGCAGACATGGCTTTTATATACACCAGTTGATTTAGAATTTTTTGTAAGTTTAGAGCAAGTATTTTCTCAAATACCACGCATTATTATCGTGTCATTACTTGTTTTTGCTTTTGCTTCTTATTTGGATGTGTGGTTATATCATTGGTGGTGGAATCTAACTACTAAAATTTTTAATTCAAAAGACAAAGGGCTTTGGATACGAAATAATGGTTCTACTTTGATTTCACAATTTATTAACACTTGTCTTTTTACCTTTGGTGCATTTTATGGAGTGTATGACTTGGAAGTGATTTATAGTATTATAGTTTCAAGTTATTTGATTTTTGCTTGTATGGCATTATTGGATACGATAGCACTTTATGCTATTGTGCATTTGGCAAGAAGAAAAGGTGAAAGGTAA
- a CDS encoding thiamine pyrophosphate-dependent enzyme, translated as MSDIKNLKQYSKASERFEGANLLCPGCAHGIIVREVLNATNYPLLVAASTGCLEVSTAVYPYTSWDVPWIHIGFENSSTAIAGAEAMYKALKRKGRLYNDKEPKFVAFGGDGSTYDIGFQFISGCFERGHDFTYVCLDNEVYANTGGQRSGSTPIGASTTTTPAGRISYGKKDKKKDLLFIMAAHGSPYVAQVAPNKWKDMSKKIKTAIETEGPTFINAMSACTTEWRFPANQTIEMSDLAVDSLVFPLYEIINGRELRITYRPKNVIPVRDYLGAQARFKHLFKKENEHIIEQWQKNVDEYWEYLQRREEAKV; from the coding sequence ATGAGTGATATTAAAAATCTAAAACAATATTCTAAGGCTAGTGAAAGATTCGAAGGTGCAAATTTATTATGTCCTGGCTGTGCTCATGGAATCATAGTAAGAGAAGTGCTAAATGCAACAAACTATCCCTTATTAGTTGCTGCATCAACTGGTTGCTTGGAAGTAAGCACTGCTGTATATCCTTATACCTCATGGGATGTACCTTGGATTCATATTGGATTTGAAAATAGCTCAACTGCAATAGCTGGAGCTGAAGCAATGTATAAAGCCCTAAAAAGAAAAGGTAGATTATACAATGACAAAGAACCAAAATTTGTAGCATTTGGTGGTGATGGCTCAACTTATGATATAGGATTCCAATTTATCAGTGGTTGCTTTGAAAGAGGTCATGACTTCACTTATGTATGCTTAGACAATGAGGTATATGCCAATACAGGAGGACAAAGAAGTGGATCTACCCCAATAGGTGCTTCTACAACAACTACTCCTGCCGGAAGAATAAGCTATGGTAAAAAAGACAAGAAAAAAGACTTACTTTTCATAATGGCAGCTCATGGCTCTCCATATGTAGCCCAAGTAGCTCCAAATAAATGGAAAGACATGAGTAAAAAAATCAAAACTGCAATTGAGACAGAAGGACCTACATTTATAAACGCTATGAGTGCATGCACAACTGAATGGAGATTCCCAGCAAATCAAACAATAGAAATGAGCGATTTAGCAGTAGATTCTTTGGTGTTCCCATTGTATGAAATAATAAATGGCAGAGAGTTAAGAATAACCTATAGACCAAAAAATGTAATACCTGTAAGAGACTATCTAGGTGCTCAAGCAAGATTCAAGCATTTGTTCAAAAAAGAAAACGAGCATATAATAGAACAATGGCAGAAAAATGTAGATGAATATTGGGAATACCTACAAAGAAGAGAAGAAGCAAAGGTTTAA
- a CDS encoding 2-oxoacid:ferredoxin oxidoreductase subunit alpha produces MAEKYELQEIEVWDGNMAASHALRQAQIDVVSAYPITPSTPIVQNYASFLADGYIDGEFIMVESEHAAMSGCVGAAAAGGRVATATSSQGFALMVEVLYQASGMRLPIVLNVVNRALASPLNVNGDHSDMYLGRDAGWINLCTYNPQEAYDFNLMAFKIAEDYDVRIPTMVHQDGFICSHTAQSVRPLKDEVAYKFIGDYKPKNAMLDFDKPATYGAQTEEDWHFEHKAQLHNAIMNSMPVIERTFKEFEQLTGRKYSVVEEYMTDDADIILVSLGTTVESSQIAAKKARENGIKVGVVSIRVLRPFPYEALGRALSKAKAVAFLDRSLPAGAMGMLFNEGVSAIYKTDSRPVVSNYIYGLGGRDLTQNNLQEIISELNNDAKNGKITHATQQFIGLRGPKLGYN; encoded by the coding sequence ATGGCTGAAAAATATGAATTACAAGAAATAGAAGTTTGGGATGGAAACATGGCTGCAAGCCATGCTTTAAGACAAGCACAAATAGATGTAGTATCTGCATATCCTATAACACCTTCTACGCCGATAGTGCAAAACTATGCTAGTTTTTTAGCAGATGGATATATAGATGGTGAATTTATAATGGTTGAATCAGAACACGCTGCTATGAGTGGCTGTGTTGGTGCTGCAGCTGCTGGTGGTAGAGTTGCTACTGCTACAAGCTCACAAGGATTCGCACTAATGGTAGAAGTTTTATATCAAGCATCTGGTATGAGATTGCCAATAGTGTTAAATGTAGTAAATCGTGCATTAGCTAGTCCATTAAATGTAAATGGTGATCATTCTGATATGTATCTTGGGCGTGATGCAGGCTGGATAAACCTATGCACATACAATCCGCAAGAAGCATATGACTTCAATCTTATGGCTTTTAAAATTGCAGAAGACTATGATGTTAGAATTCCTACAATGGTTCATCAAGATGGATTTATATGCTCACACACTGCACAAAGTGTAAGACCGCTAAAAGATGAAGTAGCATATAAGTTTATAGGAGACTATAAGCCCAAAAATGCAATGCTAGACTTTGACAAACCTGCAACATATGGAGCACAAACTGAAGAAGATTGGCACTTTGAACATAAAGCACAACTTCACAATGCCATTATGAATTCTATGCCAGTTATTGAAAGAACATTCAAGGAGTTTGAGCAACTAACTGGAAGGAAATATAGTGTAGTTGAAGAATATATGACAGATGATGCTGATATTATTCTTGTATCGCTTGGCACAACCGTTGAATCATCTCAAATTGCAGCCAAAAAAGCAAGAGAAAATGGAATCAAAGTTGGTGTAGTTAGCATAAGAGTTCTAAGACCATTCCCTTATGAAGCACTAGGAAGAGCACTAAGCAAAGCAAAAGCCGTAGCATTCCTAGATAGAAGTTTACCTGCTGGTGCTATGGGAATGCTATTTAATGAAGGTGTATCTGCAATTTACAAGACAGATTCTAGACCTGTTGTTAGCAACTATATATATGGACTTGGTGGTAGAGATCTTACACAAAATAATCTACAAGAGATTATAAGTGAGCTAAATAACGATGCAAAAAATGGCAAAATAACACATGCTACACAACAATTTATAGGACTTAGAGGTCCTAAACTTGGATATAACTAA
- a CDS encoding 4Fe-4S dicluster-binding protein, producing the protein MEHKGWNEFEIGSVLFPFEKNGSNMVDKHASDREYREDSSYKASVAHWRVEKPVYNHDHCINCYFCWVYCPDSSILVRDEKMTGVDYVHCKGCGVCVDVCPTNPKSLLMFSDYETNENALAKWPAKEEKKKD; encoded by the coding sequence ATGGAACACAAAGGTTGGAATGAATTTGAAATTGGTTCAGTATTGTTTCCATTTGAAAAAAATGGCTCAAACATGGTTGATAAACATGCAAGCGATAGAGAATACAGAGAAGATAGCTCATATAAAGCAAGTGTAGCACACTGGAGAGTAGAAAAGCCTGTTTATAACCACGATCATTGTATTAATTGCTATTTTTGTTGGGTTTATTGTCCTGATTCATCAATACTTGTAAGAGATGAAAAAATGACTGGGGTTGATTATGTGCATTGCAAAGGCTGTGGTGTGTGTGTAGATGTATGTCCTACAAATCCAAAATCACTTCTTATGTTTAGCGATTATGAAACAAATGAAAACGCACTAGCAAAATGGCCAGCAAAAGAAGAAAAGAAAAAGGATTAA
- a CDS encoding pyruvate flavodoxin oxidoreductase subunit gamma: MLEIRWHSRAGQGAVTGAKGLADVIAGTGKEVQAFAFYGSAKRGAAMTAYNRIDDNPILNHEKFMNPDYILVIDPGLTYITDICANEKPTTKYIITTHLSKDEFLESKPELKGKEVYILDCIGLSREAFGKSIPNAPMLGAFLKISKSLELEFFLESFKKVLGKKLPQKIIDANMDVIRKAYNEVK; this comes from the coding sequence ATGCTAGAGATTAGATGGCATAGTCGAGCAGGTCAAGGTGCTGTTACTGGTGCTAAGGGTTTGGCTGATGTAATTGCAGGAACTGGCAAAGAGGTTCAAGCATTTGCGTTTTATGGTTCAGCCAAAAGAGGTGCTGCTATGACTGCATACAACAGAATTGATGATAATCCAATTTTAAACCACGAGAAATTTATGAATCCTGATTATATATTAGTTATAGATCCAGGTTTAACATATATCACAGATATTTGTGCTAATGAAAAACCAACAACAAAATACATAATAACCACTCATTTAAGCAAAGATGAATTTTTAGAAAGCAAACCAGAGCTAAAGGGAAAAGAAGTGTATATATTAGATTGTATAGGATTATCAAGAGAGGCTTTTGGCAAATCAATACCAAATGCACCAATGCTAGGTGCATTCTTAAAGATTTCAAAAAGCCTAGAATTAGAATTTTTCTTAGAATCTTTTAAAAAAGTGCTTGGTAAAAAACTTCCGCAAAAGATAATTGATGCAAATATGGATGTAATAAGAAAAGCATACAACGAAGTAAAATAG
- a CDS encoding HAD family hydrolase, giving the protein MKQTIVLFDLDGTLIDSTEAICESFNKVFESHNKNKPNLEILTSKIGYTLEDMFEALEVPKDSIPTYVESYKKYYREICNIKTNLLPNAKDSIIEAYSFAHLGIVTTKTGKYSKELLEHFGLLKYFSCVIGREDVTYPKPNKEPVIKAINAISKNIAKDNIYLIGDTQLDIQAANDANINSIAVTTGYASVELLQKYTSNIEKDSLYAILKIKEILGIK; this is encoded by the coding sequence ATGAAACAAACAATTGTATTATTTGATTTAGACGGGACATTAATAGATTCAACTGAAGCAATATGTGAGAGTTTCAACAAAGTATTTGAATCTCACAACAAAAATAAACCAAATTTAGAAATACTAACAAGCAAAATAGGATACACACTAGAAGATATGTTTGAAGCATTAGAAGTGCCAAAAGATTCAATACCTACTTATGTTGAATCTTACAAAAAATACTATAGAGAAATATGTAATATAAAAACGAATCTACTTCCAAATGCTAAAGATTCGATTATTGAGGCTTATAGTTTTGCACATTTAGGCATAGTAACAACAAAAACTGGCAAATACTCCAAAGAGTTGCTAGAACACTTTGGATTATTGAAATATTTTTCATGTGTTATAGGCAGAGAAGATGTAACATACCCAAAACCAAACAAAGAGCCTGTAATAAAAGCAATCAATGCAATCTCAAAAAACATAGCTAAAGACAATATTTACCTAATAGGCGATACACAACTTGATATACAAGCAGCAAATGACGCAAATATAAACTCTATTGCAGTAACAACCGGATATGCAAGTGTAGAATTGTTACAAAAATATACAAGCAACATAGAAAAAGATTCATTGTATGCTATATTAAAAATAAAAGAAATACTAGGGATAAAATAG
- a CDS encoding 3'-5' exonuclease has product MSNIYSKLINKLTKRPLSINELEVLLSDLDNYCDASLELELLQSSGLPLVFIKDQVFLKTTLTQATLDSYCIVDIETNGHNPQLHQPIEIGAILYKEGRVERTFSSLIFCKEIPQAVTKLTGITPDMLVNAPHLKSVLETFRVFLGDSILVAHNADFDFNFLSQCLDYYDFGALYNFRICTIKLARKLIKSERYSLGYLNEFLEINHFPLHRAYDDSVIAFEIFKKCLKLLPKSIYTSQDLIQFATQ; this is encoded by the coding sequence ATGTCAAATATTTATTCTAAACTTATAAACAAACTTACAAAAAGACCACTTAGCATAAATGAGCTTGAGGTTTTATTGAGTGATTTGGATAATTATTGTGATGCTAGTTTAGAGTTAGAATTGTTACAATCAAGCGGTTTGCCACTTGTTTTTATAAAAGATCAGGTATTTTTAAAAACAACACTAACGCAAGCTACCCTAGATAGTTATTGTATAGTTGATATAGAGACCAATGGACATAATCCACAGCTTCACCAACCAATAGAAATAGGAGCTATATTATACAAAGAAGGTAGAGTTGAGAGAACTTTTAGTAGCCTAATTTTTTGCAAAGAGATTCCACAAGCAGTTACTAAACTAACTGGAATCACACCGGATATGCTAGTTAATGCACCGCATTTAAAGAGTGTATTGGAAACTTTTAGAGTGTTTTTAGGAGATTCAATTCTTGTGGCACATAATGCTGATTTTGATTTTAATTTTTTAAGCCAATGTTTGGATTATTATGATTTTGGTGCTTTATATAACTTTAGAATATGTACAATAAAGTTAGCAAGAAAGCTAATAAAATCAGAAAGATATTCACTTGGCTATTTAAATGAATTTTTAGAAATTAATCATTTTCCTTTACATAGAGCTTATGATGATTCAGTAATTGCATTTGAGATATTTAAAAAATGTCTAAAGTTGCTACCTAAGAGCATATACACCAGCCAAGATTTGATACAATTTGCAACCCAATAA
- the nspC gene encoding carboxynorspermidine decarboxylase yields the protein MNTNNYPNNFEYFPSPCYVLEEEKLEKNLQILNYVRLKSGAKILLALKAYSLWRSFGLIRQYLDGITASGIYEARLGYEEFKKEVATFSPAYKKREMEELVKISNHIIFNSFKQWRKFKDIIDNENKIRESENRELIEVGLRVNPKYSEVTPPIYNPCIIGSRLGITPKEFKKGVSKYGLDGISGIHFHTHCEQNSDALARSLEHFEKHFGGHIAKMKWINFGGGHHITRADYDVELLVKIIQGFIQKYKTEVYLEPGEAVGWQTGFLIGSVIDIVHNGIDIAILDISATTHMPDCLEMPYRPMVRNSGEVKIKHKKNGKLKLKGEKKYCYRFGGPSCLAGDVIGDYSFDEPLKIGDKIIFEDMIHYTIVKNNTFNGIPLPSIAMISKEGNFNILKTFDYSEYKNRNS from the coding sequence ATGAATACAAATAATTATCCTAATAATTTTGAATATTTTCCAAGTCCATGCTATGTGCTAGAAGAAGAGAAACTAGAAAAGAATCTTCAGATACTAAATTATGTAAGATTAAAAAGTGGAGCAAAGATTTTATTGGCTTTGAAAGCTTATTCTCTATGGAGGAGCTTTGGTTTAATAAGACAATATTTAGATGGTATAACAGCTAGTGGAATTTATGAAGCAAGATTAGGTTATGAAGAGTTTAAAAAAGAGGTTGCAACATTTAGTCCTGCTTACAAAAAACGAGAAATGGAAGAACTAGTAAAAATTTCAAACCATATTATTTTTAATTCTTTTAAGCAGTGGCGTAAGTTTAAAGACATAATAGATAATGAAAATAAAATTAGAGAAAGTGAAAATAGAGAATTAATTGAAGTTGGACTTAGGGTGAATCCAAAATATAGCGAAGTTACACCACCTATATACAATCCTTGTATCATTGGTTCTAGGCTTGGGATTACGCCAAAGGAGTTTAAAAAAGGTGTTAGTAAATATGGGTTAGATGGTATAAGTGGAATTCACTTTCATACGCATTGTGAGCAAAATAGTGATGCATTAGCTAGAAGTTTGGAACATTTTGAGAAGCATTTTGGTGGCCATATTGCAAAAATGAAGTGGATTAATTTTGGTGGTGGTCATCACATTACAAGGGCTGATTACGATGTTGAGCTTTTGGTGAAAATTATTCAAGGATTCATTCAGAAGTATAAAACAGAAGTGTATTTAGAGCCGGGAGAGGCGGTTGGTTGGCAAACTGGGTTTTTAATAGGAAGTGTTATTGATATTGTTCACAATGGAATAGATATTGCTATTTTGGATATTAGTGCCACAACACACATGCCAGATTGCCTTGAGATGCCATATAGACCAATGGTTAGAAATAGTGGTGAAGTAAAAATAAAGCACAAAAAAAATGGTAAGCTAAAGCTTAAAGGAGAGAAAAAATATTGCTATCGATTCGGTGGCCCTAGTTGTTTGGCAGGTGATGTAATAGGCGATTATAGTTTTGATGAACCACTTAAAATTGGAGATAAAATAATCTTTGAAGATATGATACATTACACAATTGTTAAGAATAATACATTCAATGGAATACCTTTGCCAAGTATAGCAATGATAAGTAAAGAAGGCAATTTTAATATTTTAAAAACATTTGATTATAGTGAGTATAAGAATCGAAATAGTTAG
- a CDS encoding efflux RND transporter periplasmic adaptor subunit: MMHKKIILLVSLFVAFVVSGCSSGDTQNVAKNSSIPVEVYNVKQENVEVSFEYPTQLKSIQSVDIYARVQGTLLQQNFIEGTFVKEGDKLFKIDPARYEASVNIAKAQLLSAQATFKEAKRDWERSKKLFEEKALSPKERDQSLSAYESALANVENAKASLDNAMIDLEYTDVIATASGKIGMKNYDIGDLVGIAGGNNVLTTITQLDPIHAEFSIPNNDYYFLRNLNRDNIKVTYILPDGNDYKEKGKIDFIDNVVDSNTATIKARAIVANTDNLLVPGEFSRVKLDGFVAENAIAIPQNAVMQNAQGSFVYTIIDNKATITPVVLGNVVGNKFLVKSGLKDGDVVITSQLIKIKPGASVTPIGVNKFETK; this comes from the coding sequence ATGATGCATAAAAAAATCATATTGTTAGTTTCGTTGTTTGTAGCATTTGTTGTTAGTGGTTGTTCAAGTGGAGATACGCAAAATGTTGCTAAAAATTCTTCAATACCTGTTGAAGTTTATAATGTAAAGCAAGAAAATGTGGAAGTTTCATTTGAGTATCCAACTCAATTAAAAAGTATCCAAAGTGTTGATATTTATGCAAGAGTTCAAGGGACATTGTTGCAACAAAACTTTATTGAAGGCACTTTTGTTAAAGAAGGTGACAAGCTCTTTAAAATAGATCCAGCAAGATATGAGGCAAGTGTTAATATAGCTAAGGCTCAATTATTATCAGCTCAAGCTACCTTTAAAGAAGCAAAGAGGGATTGGGAGAGATCAAAGAAGCTTTTTGAAGAAAAAGCATTAAGCCCAAAAGAAAGAGATCAATCTTTATCTGCATATGAGAGTGCATTAGCAAATGTAGAAAATGCAAAAGCTAGTTTAGATAATGCAATGATTGACTTAGAATATACAGATGTTATTGCTACTGCAAGTGGAAAAATAGGTATGAAAAATTATGACATAGGTGATTTAGTAGGTATTGCAGGTGGGAACAATGTTTTAACCACGATAACGCAACTCGATCCAATACATGCAGAATTCTCAATACCAAATAACGATTACTATTTCTTGCGGAATCTAAATAGAGATAATATTAAAGTTACATATATATTGCCTGATGGTAATGATTATAAAGAGAAGGGCAAGATTGATTTTATAGATAATGTAGTAGATTCAAATACTGCTACTATAAAGGCTAGAGCAATTGTGGCAAATACTGATAATTTGCTTGTTCCAGGTGAATTTTCTAGGGTAAAACTTGATGGATTTGTAGCCGAAAATGCAATTGCGATTCCTCAAAATGCTGTTATGCAAAATGCACAAGGTAGTTTTGTCTATACAATTATAGATAATAAAGCCACTATCACCCCAGTAGTATTAGGAAATGTAGTTGGAAATAAGTTTTTAGTTAAGTCTGGTTTAAAAGATGGAGATGTTGTAATTACAAGTCAGCTAATTAAAATAAAACCGGGTGCTAGTGTAACCCCAATTGGTGTCAATAAGTTTGAAACTAAATAA